In a single window of the Emys orbicularis isolate rEmyOrb1 chromosome 11, rEmyOrb1.hap1, whole genome shotgun sequence genome:
- the LOC135885753 gene encoding uncharacterized protein LOC135885753, with product MVVPHSPLPAQSGGLPGTGPAQLPRIAQPPTAGQPPASAQPPAPTLPPTIAQSPAPTLPPAIAQPPAPTLLPTIAQSPAPTLPPAIALPPTPTLPPAIAQLPAPTLPPAPTLPPAIAQLPAPTLPPAIALPPTPTLPPAIALPPAPTLPPAIALPPTLTQPPAIALPPAPTLPPAIALPPTPTLPPAPTLPPAIALPPAIALPPAPTLPPAIALPPAPTLPPAIAQPPAPTLLPAIALPPAPTLPPAPTLPPAIAQLPAPTLPPAIAQLPAPTLPPAIAQPPAPTLPPAIAQLPAPTLPPAPTLPPAPTLPPTIAQPPTPIQPPAIALPPAPPLPPVIAPPLPPAIAQPPTPTQPPAIALPPALTLPPAPTLPPTPTLLPAIAQPPVIAQPPAPTLPPAIAPTQLPAPPLPPAPTLPPAIAPTQLPAPTLPPAPTLAPAIAPTQLPAPTLLPALTLPPAIAQPPAPTLPPAIAQPPALTLPPVIAQPPAPTQPPAPTLLPAIALPPAPTLPPAPTLPPAIAQLPAPTLPPAIAQLPAPTLLPAIAQPPAPTLPPAIAQLPAPTLPPAPTLPPAPTLPPTIAQPPTPIQPPAIALPPAPPLPPVIAPPLPPAIAQPPTPTQPPAIALPPALTLPPAPTLPPTPTLLPAIAQPPVIAQPPAPTLPPAIAPTQLPAPPLPPAPTLPPAIAPTQLPAPTLPPAPTLAPAIAPTQLPAPTLPPALTLPPAIAQPPAPTLPPAIAQPPALTLPPVIAQPPAPTQPPAPTLPPAPTLPPAIAQSPAPTLPPAIAPTQPPAPTQPPAIAPTQPPAQAEEFHLVNIFPGKKSINKQRLGGPSSRSPNEGVSVTSRSPQPD from the coding sequence ATGGTGGTaccacacagccccctcccggCGCAGAGTGGGGGTCTGCCAGGCACCGGGCCAGCTCAGCTGCCCAGAATAGCCCAGCCGCCCACCGCAGGCCAGCCGCCTGCCTCGGCCCAGCCGCCCGCCCCGACCCTGCCGCCCACGATAGCCCAGTCGCCCGCCCCGACCCTGCCGCCCGCGATAGCCCAGCCGCCCGCCCCGACCCTGCTGCCCACGATAGCCCAGTCGCCTGCCCCGACCCTGCCGCCCGCGATAGCCCTGCCGCCCACCCCGACCCTGCCGCCCGCGATAGCCCAGCTGCCCGCCCCGACCCTGCCGCCCGCCCCGACCCTGCCGCCCGCGATAGCCCAGCTGCCCGCCCCGACCCTGCCGCCCGCGATAGCCCTGCCGCCCACCCCGACCCTGCCGCCCGCGATAGCCCTGCCGCCCGCCCCAACCCTGCCGCCCGCGATAGCCCTGCCGCCTACCCTGACCCAGCCGCCCGCGATAGCCCTGCCGCCCGCCCCGACCCTGCCGCCCGCGATAGCCCTGCCGCCCACCCCGACCCTGCCGCCCGCCCCGACCCTGCCGCCCGCAATAGCCCTGCCGCCCGCGATAGCCCTGCCGCCCGCCCCGACCCTGCCGCCCGCGATAGCCCTGCCGCCCGCCCCGACCCTGCCGCCCGCGATAGCCCAGCCGCCCGCCCCGACCCTGCTGCCCGCGATAGCCCTGCCGCCCGCCCCGACCCTGCCGCCCGCCCCGACCCTGCCGCCCGCGATAGCCCAGCTGCCCGCCCCGACCCTGCCGCCCGCGATAGCCCAGCTGCCCGCCCCGACCCTGCCGCCCGCGATAGCCCAGCCGCCCGCCCCAACCCTGCCGCCCGCGATAGCCCAGCTGCCCGCCCCGACCCTGCCGCCCGCCCCGACCCTGCCGCCTGCCCCAACCCTGCCGCCCACGATAGCCCAGCCGCCTACCCCGATCCAGCCACCCGCAATAGCCCTGCCGCCCGCCCCGCCCCTGCCGCCCGTGatagccccgcccctgccgccCGCGATAGCCCAGCCGCCTACCCCGACCCAGCCGCCCGCGATAGCCCTGCCGCCCGCCCTGACCCTGCCGCCCGCGCCGACCCTGCCGCCCACCCCGACCCTGCTGCCCGCGATAGCCCAGCCGCCCGTGATAGCCCAGCCGCCCGCCCCGACCCTGCCGCCCGCGATAGCCCCGACCCAGCTGCCCGCCCCGCCCCTGCCGCCCGCCCCGACCCTGCCGCCCGCGATAGCCCCGACCCAGCTGCCCGCCCCGACCCTGCCGCCCGCCCCGACCCTGGCACCCGCGATAGCCCCGACCCAGCTGCCCGCCCCAACCCTGCTGCCCGCCCTGACCCTGCCGCCCGCGATAGCCCAGCCGCCCGCCCCGACCCTGCCGCCCGCGATAGCCCAGCCGCCCGCCCTGACCCTGCCGCCTGTGATAGCCCAGCCGCCCGCGCCGACCCAGCCGCCCGCCCCGACCCTGCTGCCCGCGATAGCCCTGCCGCCCGCCCCGACCCTGCCGCCCGCCCCGACCCTGCCGCCCGCGATAGCCCAGCTGCCCGCCCCGACCCTGCCGCCCGCGATAGCCCAGCTGCCCGCCCCGACCCTGCTGCCCGCGATAGCCCAGCCGCCCGCCCCAACCCTGCCGCCCGCGATAGCCCAGCTGCCCGCCCCGACCCTGCCGCCCGCCCCGACCCTGCCGCCTGCCCCAACCCTGCCGCCCACGATAGCCCAGCCGCCTACCCCGATCCAGCCACCCGCAATAGCCCTGCCGCCCGCCCCGCCCCTGCCGCCCGTGatagccccgcccctgccgccCGCGATAGCCCAGCCGCCTACCCCGACCCAGCCGCCCGCGATAGCCCTGCCACCCGCCCTGACCCTGCCGCCCGCGCCGACCCTGCCGCCCACCCCGACCCTGCTGCCCGCGATAGCCCAGCCGCCCGTGATAGCCCAGCCGCCCGCCCCGACCCTGCCGCCCGCGATAGCCCCGACCCAGCTGcccgccccgcccctgccacCCGCCCCGACCCTGCCGCCCGCGATAGCCCCGACCCAGCTGCCCGCCCCGACCCTGCCGCCCGCCCCGACCCTGGCACCCGCGATAGCCCCGACCCAGCTGCCCGCCCCAACCCTGCCGCCCGCCCTGACCCTGCCGCCCGCGATAGCCCAGCCGCCCGCCCCGACCCTGCCGCCCGCGATAGCCCAGCCGCCCGCCCTGACCCTGCCGCCTGTGATAGCCCAGCCGCCCGCGCCGACCCAGCCGCCCGCCCCGACCCTGCCGCCCGCCCCGACCCTGCCGCCCGCGATAGCCCAGTCGCCCGCCCCGACCCTGCCGCCCGCGATAGCCCCGACCCAGCCGCCCGCCCCGACCCAGCCGCCCGCGATAGCCCCGACCCAGCCGCCCGCGCAGGCCGAGGAATTTCATTTGGTTAATATATTCCCCGGAAAGAAGTCCATAAATAAGCAGCGCCTGGGTGGCCCCTCGTCTCGCTCTCCGAACGAAGGTGTCAGCGTAACGAGCCGAAGCCCTCAGCCTGATTAA